The Ignavibacteriota bacterium DNA segment GCATTTCAGTAACTTTCATTAACGGCATATTTTAAGCACCCTCATACGTTGGTCGAACAACTACTTTGGTTTTAATAGGCAACTTGTGCATCGCGAGATGAAATGCTTCTTCTGCAATTTTTTTATTTATTCCACCAAGTTCAAACAAAATCGTCCCTGGTTTCACTACGGCAACCCAAAATTCAGGTGCGCCTTTTCCACTACCCATACGGGTTTCAGCAGGCTTTTTCGTCACCGGCTTGTCGGGGAAAATTCGAATCCAAACTTTTCCTTCTCGCTTCATCAAACGTGTTAACGCTACGCGCGATGCCTCAATCTGACGCTGGGTTATCCAACCGGGTTCCATTGCTTTCAAACCAAAATCTCCGAAAGAAATAGTTGCCCCGCGCGTGGCAATTCCACGCATTCTTCCACGCTGTGCTTTTCGATATTTAACTCTTTTGGGTAATAACATTTTTTATTTTTCTAAACTTACTTTCCGATTCTTTCAAGAATTTCACCACGGCAGATCCAAACCTTGACACCGATTGCACCATAAATGGTTCTTGCAGTCGCCTGTGCATAATCAATATCCGCACGAACCGTATGAAGCGGAACACGACCTTCACGATATTGTTCCGAGCGAGCAATTTCCGCACCGCCCAAACGACCGCCGCACATAATTTTTATTCCCTCGGCACCCATCCTCATCGCTGAGGTCATTGCCGTCTTCATTGCTCTTCTAAATGAAATCCTTCCCTCCAACTGTGATGCAACATTTTCTGCTACGAGATATGCATCAAGTTCCGGTCTCTTGATTTCATTAATAAATATTTTAACGTCTTTGTTTGTAATTTTCTTCAGTTCTTCTTCCAACTGACTAATTTCTTTTCCGCTTCTTCCGATGACGATTCCCGGACGCGAGGTATGTATCGTTATTGCTGCACGCTTGGGTGTGCGTTCAATTAATATTTTTGATACTCCAGCCTTTTTGAAACGGCTACGAATATACTGTCGAATCTGCTCGTCTTCTTTGAGTTTACCTGCAAAATCTTTTTCATCATACCAGTTTGAGTCCCATGTGCGAATAGTTCCCAAACGAAATCCTATCGGATGTACTTTTTGTCCCAAACGATCTCCTATTGTTTTGTTGGTTCGGTTTGTTTCTGCTTTGCGACTGAAGCTTTTTTCACTTTGCGTGGCTTCTGTGCAACAACAATTGTAACATGGTTTGAACGCTTTAACATTCTGTATGCCCGCCCCATGGGTGCAGGCAACATTCTTTTTGCAGAAGGACCTTCATTAACGTAGGCTTCTTTTACAAACATTTCACTCGTTTCCAAACGCGCTCCTTCATCCTTGTTATGAAGATTGGAAACCGCAGACAATAAAACTCGTTCTGCATCTCTCGAGGCATGCTTTGGAGAGAAATGTAAAATACTCAATGCTTCATCAACCGATTTGCCGCGAATGAGGTCAATAACCAAACGCATCTTTCGAGGCGAAGTACTGATATAACGATTTAATGCTCTTGCTTCTAACATAAAAATTATCCTGTCGCTCCTTCGGTTTTTAGTCCGGGATGTCCGCGAAAGAGTCTCGTCGGTGCGAATTCACCAAGCTTGTGTCCTACCATACCTTCATGTATGTACACGGGAATAAATTTGTTGCCGTTGTGAACGGCAAATGTGTGACCTACAAAGTCCGGCGTAATCAATGACGCTCGCGACCATGTTTTAATTACTTTTTTTTGACCGCCCTTGTTCATCGTCTCTAACTTCTTTGAAAGCTTCGTATCAACAAACGGCCCTTTTTTAACTGAACGACTCATGCGATTACCAATTTCACTTTCGACGTTTTACAATATATTTGTTTGAGCGCGCCTTTGGATTTCGCGTCTTCATGCCTTTTGTATGCCAACCCCAGGGCGAAACAGGATGCGGATTGCCTTGCGGTGATTTACCTTCACCACCACCATGTGGGTGGTCACAAGGATTCTGTACAACTCCACGCGACTGTGGTCTTATGCCAAGCCATCGTGAACGACCCGCTTTACCGAGACTGATATTTTCATGGTCCAAATTACTTGCAACTCCAATCGTTGCATAACAGTTATTGGGAACATTTCTCACTTCACCGGAAGGTAATTTTATTTGAACAAAATTTCCATCCTTTGCCATAATTTGTACTGACGAACCGGCACTTCTTGCAAGCTGCGCGCCTTTTCCTGCTCGAAGTTCTACATTATGAACAAACGCTCCCGCAGGAATGTTAAGCAACGGAAGACTGTTACCAATTTTAATATCCGCACCGGGTCCCGACATTAATTTTTCCCCTACTTTAACTCCATGCGGTGCTATGATATATCGCTTTTCACCATCAGCATAAATCAATAAAGCAATAAATGCCGATCTATTCGGGTCATATTCTATGGAATTAACCCTTGCTTCAATTCCAACTTTATTTCTTTTGAAATCAATGATGCGATAAAATCGCTTATGTCCTCCGCCGCGATGCCGCGAAGTAATATGTCCGTTGTTATTTCTTCCGCCGGATTTTTTGAGCGGCTCCAATAACGAACGTTCCGGCTTCGACTGAGTAATCTCGTCGAAATTCAGAACTGTCATCCACCGAGTTCCGGGCGTATTTGGTTTTAGTTTTCTGATTCCCATGAAGGTATTCTAACTTTTCTTTTCTTTATATATTTTCAAAGAAATCTATTTTATCACCGGCTTTCAATGTCACAACAGCTTTTTTGAAGTGTGCCGTTTTTCCGGAGAATCTTCCACGTCGGGTTAACTGTGTTTTTGTTTTGCCCTTGTAATTCATCGTACGAACATTTTCAACCTTTACATTGAATTTTTTCTGTACTGCTCGGGCGATTTCAATTTTATTTGCAACCGGGTCAACTTCAAAAGCATAAATTCCTTTATCTTGGAGTTGGGTTGACTTTTCAGTTACAATAGGTCTGTATATAATTCCAATCATACTATCACTTATGACAACGATTTCACTAACGATTCAATAGCGCTCTTCTGAATCAATATCATTTGATTATCCATCAACTCATATGTTGACGCCTTCGATGCCTCAATAATATGTAACTTCGGAAGATTTCTTCCGGATTTTACAACCGTCGAGACGCTCGCAGGAAGAAGGAGCAATACCTTTTTTTCATTCATTCCAAGAGATTTCAATACTGCGACCATCTCTTTTGTTTTTGGTGTATCGAAAGAAAAATCTTCAACTACTTTGATATTTCCTTCTTTCGCACGATACGTTAAAGCCGACTTACGAGCAAGCGATTTCATTTTTTGTGGAATGGACATCGAATAATCACGCGGAACCGGACCAAAAATTGTTCCGCCGCCCTTCCATAATGGAGAACGTATAGCACCCATACGAGCGCGTCCTGTGTGTTTCTGTTTCCACAACTTTTTACCGCTTCCGCTCACTTCACCATACGTCTTCGTCTTGTGCGTGCCTTGACGTTGGTTTGCTAAATACACACGTACAGCCTGATAAATTGCGTGGTCATTCGGCTCTACTTCAAACACTGAAGCAGGAAGTTCTACCTTCTCACCGGTAACGGAACCATCTTTTTTATAAATGTCAACTTTCATAGCTTACGCTTGTTCCTTGTAAATCTCTACATAACTGTTATTATGTCCGGCGACCGAGCCTTGAACCAACAAAAGATTTGATTCGGGAATTACTTTTACTACTGTAAGATTTTTAACGGTGATTTTTTCACCGCCCATTCTTCCAGCCATCAACATTCCTTTGAATACCCTTGAAGGATAGGAACTAGAACCGATAGAACCCGGCGCGCGCTCACGATCGCTCTGTCCGTGTGTTCTGAATCCGCCGCCAAAATGATGGCGCTTCACAACACCCTGAAACCCGCGACCTTTGGAAGTTCCGGTAACAGAAATAACGTCACCTGAAGAAAACAGGGAATCAACCTTTATTTCATCACCCAATTTGAATTGGGATAAGTCGAATCCTTTAAATTCCTTCACAACTTTTTTTGCTTTCAAGCCTGCTTTGTCAAAATGACCTTTTTCCGGCTTATTGACCGAGCGTTCTCGTTTTTCGTCAAAGGCAAGCTGAACCGCTTCATAACCATCGGTTTCCTTTGTTTTGATTTGAGTAACAAAACAAGGACCTGCTTCGATGACTGTACAGGGAATCATTCTTCCCTTCTCATCGAAGACACTGGTCATACCAATCTTCTTGCCGAGAATTCCTTTATACCTCATTCTATCAAACTTTCTTTATCCTGTTCGTAGCGTTCTCGATTAAACCTTAATCTCAACATCAACACCAGCAGGAAGCTCGAGCTTCATGAGCGAATCAATTGTTTTATTTGAAGAATTCAAAATATCAATCAATCGCTTGTGAGCACGCATCTCAAATTGTTCGCGTGATTTTTTATCAACATGCGGCGAACGAAGAACAGTATAGACCGACCGACGGGTTGGCAGAGGAATCGGACCGGAGACTATTGCTCCGGTCGATTTCACTGTCTTAATAATTTTTTCCGCAGATTTGTCAATCAAACTATGATCGTACGACTTGAGTTTTATGCGTATTTTTTGTCCAGCCACCTGAGTGTCCTTTAATTAACTATCAGTTTCTTATTCAATAATCTTCGTAACAACACCGGCACCAACCGTACGACCGCCTTCACGAATAGCGAAGCGCAATCC contains these protein-coding regions:
- the rplB gene encoding 50S ribosomal protein L2; translated protein: MGIRKLKPNTPGTRWMTVLNFDEITQSKPERSLLEPLKKSGGRNNNGHITSRHRGGGHKRFYRIIDFKRNKVGIEARVNSIEYDPNRSAFIALLIYADGEKRYIIAPHGVKVGEKLMSGPGADIKIGNSLPLLNIPAGAFVHNVELRAGKGAQLARSAGSSVQIMAKDGNFVQIKLPSGEVRNVPNNCYATIGVASNLDHENISLGKAGRSRWLGIRPQSRGVVQNPCDHPHGGGEGKSPQGNPHPVSPWGWHTKGMKTRNPKARSNKYIVKRRK
- the rpsJ gene encoding 30S ribosomal protein S10 translates to MAGQKIRIKLKSYDHSLIDKSAEKIIKTVKSTGAIVSGPIPLPTRRSVYTVLRSPHVDKKSREQFEMRAHKRLIDILNSSNKTIDSLMKLELPAGVDVEIKV
- the rplD gene encoding 50S ribosomal protein L4, with protein sequence MKVDIYKKDGSVTGEKVELPASVFEVEPNDHAIYQAVRVYLANQRQGTHKTKTYGEVSGSGKKLWKQKHTGRARMGAIRSPLWKGGGTIFGPVPRDYSMSIPQKMKSLARKSALTYRAKEGNIKVVEDFSFDTPKTKEMVAVLKSLGMNEKKVLLLLPASVSTVVKSGRNLPKLHIIEASKASTYELMDNQMILIQKSAIESLVKSLS
- the rplP gene encoding 50S ribosomal protein L16; this encodes MLLPKRVKYRKAQRGRMRGIATRGATISFGDFGLKAMEPGWITQRQIEASRVALTRLMKREGKVWIRIFPDKPVTKKPAETRMGSGKGAPEFWVAVVKPGTILFELGGINKKIAEEAFHLAMHKLPIKTKVVVRPTYEGA
- the rpsS gene encoding 30S ribosomal protein S19, encoding MSRSVKKGPFVDTKLSKKLETMNKGGQKKVIKTWSRASLITPDFVGHTFAVHNGNKFIPVYIHEGMVGHKLGEFAPTRLFRGHPGLKTEGATG
- the rpsC gene encoding 30S ribosomal protein S3, whose amino-acid sequence is MGQKVHPIGFRLGTIRTWDSNWYDEKDFAGKLKEDEQIRQYIRSRFKKAGVSKILIERTPKRAAITIHTSRPGIVIGRSGKEISQLEEELKKITNKDVKIFINEIKRPELDAYLVAENVASQLEGRISFRRAMKTAMTSAMRMGAEGIKIMCGGRLGGAEIARSEQYREGRVPLHTVRADIDYAQATARTIYGAIGVKVWICRGEILERIGK
- the rplC gene encoding 50S ribosomal protein L3, with the translated sequence MRYKGILGKKIGMTSVFDEKGRMIPCTVIEAGPCFVTQIKTKETDGYEAVQLAFDEKRERSVNKPEKGHFDKAGLKAKKVVKEFKGFDLSQFKLGDEIKVDSLFSSGDVISVTGTSKGRGFQGVVKRHHFGGGFRTHGQSDRERAPGSIGSSSYPSRVFKGMLMAGRMGGEKITVKNLTVVKVIPESNLLLVQGSVAGHNNSYVEIYKEQA
- the rplV gene encoding 50S ribosomal protein L22, translated to MLEARALNRYISTSPRKMRLVIDLIRGKSVDEALSILHFSPKHASRDAERVLLSAVSNLHNKDEGARLETSEMFVKEAYVNEGPSAKRMLPAPMGRAYRMLKRSNHVTIVVAQKPRKVKKASVAKQKQTEPTKQ
- the rplW gene encoding 50S ribosomal protein L23, with protein sequence MGIIYRPIVTEKSTQLQDKGIYAFEVDPVANKIEIARAVQKKFNVKVENVRTMNYKGKTKTQLTRRGRFSGKTAHFKKAVVTLKAGDKIDFFENI